In Candidatus Roseilinea sp., one DNA window encodes the following:
- a CDS encoding sugar ABC transporter ATPase → MATPFIELKNVYKSYGSVNALSGVNLTIEEGRVLGLIGDNGAGKSTLIKLIAGVHSPDSGEMWVKGKKVTHWSVAQARAAGIETVFQDRALAEQQSIARNIFMGRELTNPLGLIDVKRQREEAERLMREIGFTSKVFSPDSRVMTLSGGERQGVAIARAIYFKAQLVILDEPTTALSLTESEKVFAFVRQLRARGAASIFISHNIYHSYDVSDYFAILDRGTIVYTADKSEVPSADVLIRKLQTVARHGTLDIEH, encoded by the coding sequence ATGGCGACTCCTTTCATCGAACTGAAGAACGTCTACAAGTCGTATGGCAGCGTCAATGCACTCAGCGGTGTCAACCTCACCATCGAAGAAGGGCGCGTGCTCGGGCTGATCGGCGACAACGGCGCCGGCAAATCCACACTCATCAAGCTCATCGCCGGCGTGCACTCACCTGATAGCGGCGAGATGTGGGTAAAGGGCAAAAAGGTCACGCACTGGTCGGTTGCTCAGGCACGCGCCGCCGGCATCGAGACGGTGTTCCAGGATCGCGCACTGGCCGAACAGCAAAGCATCGCCCGCAACATCTTCATGGGCCGCGAACTCACCAATCCGTTGGGGTTGATTGACGTGAAACGCCAGCGCGAAGAGGCCGAGCGATTGATGCGCGAGATCGGCTTCACCTCGAAGGTGTTCTCGCCGGATTCACGGGTGATGACGCTCTCCGGCGGCGAGCGGCAAGGCGTCGCCATCGCGCGGGCGATCTATTTCAAGGCGCAACTGGTCATCCTCGACGAGCCAACCACGGCGCTCTCGCTGACCGAATCCGAAAAAGTCTTCGCGTTCGTCCGGCAACTGCGCGCGCGCGGCGCAGCCAGCATCTTCATCAGCCACAACATCTACCACAGCTACGACGTGTCCGACTACTTCGCCATCCTCGATCGAGGCACTATCGTCTACACAGCGGACAAATCCGAAGTGCCCTCGGCAGATGTGTTGATCCGCAAGCTGCAAACGGTCGCGCGACACGGCACGCTCGACATTGAGCACTGA
- a CDS encoding ribose ABC transporter permease, giving the protein MEVTAVSTQAREHGAIRTWLDQNRRGLSAFAIFLALWALFLITAPGTFTNPQSYRAIFTTLPIDIILAVSLVFVVTSGESDLSFPSVFGLSSYAFALLVSNEVSPVVGLLAALLVGATCGLVNGLLVTKVGLSSLVATLGMNFFLRGLINVLTQGIGIPLTMMIDTPFYNVLVGQVGDVPVAVLWALLVVVICLVLFNRHQLGAHVAIVGDNPESAKEMGIHVARTKTLVYVIVGLCAAFAGVLSSLINNTWWPTAGDGYLLRTLAAVFIGGTPTWGGVGTVIGAVFGAMSVGFIETGLIGAGLTAFWTQFAYGLVIILSLIGHRFNQGRYR; this is encoded by the coding sequence ATGGAAGTCACTGCTGTTTCTACTCAAGCCCGCGAGCATGGCGCCATTCGCACATGGCTCGATCAAAACCGGCGCGGCCTGAGTGCGTTCGCTATCTTCTTAGCGTTGTGGGCTCTCTTCTTGATCACGGCGCCCGGCACGTTCACCAATCCGCAGTCCTATCGCGCGATCTTCACTACGCTGCCGATAGATATCATCCTCGCTGTATCACTCGTGTTCGTCGTCACATCGGGCGAAAGCGATTTGTCCTTTCCCTCGGTATTCGGCCTGTCATCCTACGCGTTCGCGTTGCTGGTCTCGAACGAGGTCTCACCGGTTGTAGGTTTGCTCGCCGCACTGCTCGTCGGCGCCACCTGTGGCTTGGTCAACGGCCTACTCGTCACCAAGGTCGGCCTGTCGTCGCTGGTAGCGACGTTGGGCATGAACTTCTTCCTGCGCGGCCTGATCAACGTGCTTACACAGGGCATCGGCATCCCGTTGACCATGATGATTGACACACCGTTCTACAACGTCCTGGTGGGCCAGGTTGGCGACGTGCCAGTAGCCGTCCTTTGGGCTTTGCTGGTCGTGGTGATCTGTCTGGTGCTGTTCAACCGGCACCAGCTCGGCGCGCATGTCGCCATCGTCGGCGACAACCCGGAGAGCGCTAAGGAAATGGGCATCCATGTAGCGCGCACGAAGACATTGGTATATGTGATCGTCGGGCTATGCGCTGCATTCGCTGGTGTGCTGTCATCGCTGATCAACAACACGTGGTGGCCGACGGCCGGCGACGGCTACCTGCTGCGCACGCTGGCCGCCGTGTTCATCGGCGGCACGCCGACGTGGGGCGGCGTCGGCACGGTGATCGGCGCGGTGTTCGGTGCCATGTCGGTCGGCTTCATCGAGACCGGCCTGATCGGCGCAGGCTTGACCGCCTTCTGGACACAATTCGCGTACGGTCTGGTGATCATCCTATCGCTCATCGGCCATCGCTTCAACCAGGGACGCTATCGCTAA
- a CDS encoding alcohol dehydrogenase — MPGMANALRATWRFSTSDEILFGCGTAERIGVEARHRNLSRALIVADPNMVKAGLVDVVRQSLNESQVEGHVFEGGVPEPGTTTVNAAAEAARAVRPDCIIGLGGGSNMDVAKVAAAVYTHGGSAADYFGENKVPGPTVPVIAVPTTAGTGSEVTAVAVIEDEARHLKLAVASSYLRPRLAVVDPLLTLTCPPNVTAESGMDALVHAVEAYTVIGYDAMDVPPDARPQFTGRQPITDALAEQAIRLIGRNLRLAVYQPKNIAVREGMHLAALLAGMAFSSAGLGAAHALQYPVGAVTHTSHGLGTGLLLPYVVEYLLPAVPEAFARIASWLGEDVDGMSVAEAGALCVEVIQRLKHDVGLPARLRDIGVRDEHIRPMADQAATYQRLLRMSPRPLDVAALEGILRRAW; from the coding sequence ATGCCGGGTATGGCAAACGCACTTCGAGCCACCTGGCGGTTCAGTACCTCGGATGAAATCCTGTTCGGCTGTGGCACTGCCGAGCGCATTGGTGTCGAGGCGCGCCACCGCAATCTCAGCCGCGCGCTCATCGTCGCCGACCCGAACATGGTCAAGGCCGGCTTGGTAGATGTTGTGAGACAGAGCCTGAATGAGTCACAGGTTGAAGGCCACGTGTTCGAGGGTGGCGTGCCAGAACCGGGCACAACGACGGTAAACGCTGCCGCAGAGGCGGCGCGCGCTGTACGACCCGACTGCATCATCGGTCTGGGTGGGGGCAGCAACATGGATGTGGCCAAGGTCGCTGCTGCGGTTTATACGCACGGGGGCAGTGCAGCAGATTACTTTGGCGAGAACAAAGTGCCTGGCCCAACCGTGCCGGTGATCGCGGTGCCGACCACGGCCGGCACGGGATCCGAGGTCACCGCCGTGGCTGTGATCGAAGATGAAGCCCGACATCTCAAGCTGGCGGTGGCTAGCTCCTATTTGCGACCGCGCTTAGCTGTTGTGGACCCATTGCTCACGCTCACCTGTCCGCCCAACGTTACGGCCGAGAGCGGCATGGATGCGCTCGTCCATGCCGTAGAGGCCTATACGGTGATCGGATACGATGCGATGGATGTACCGCCTGATGCGCGTCCGCAGTTCACCGGTCGCCAGCCGATCACCGACGCGCTGGCCGAACAGGCCATCCGATTGATCGGCCGAAATCTCCGCCTGGCCGTTTATCAGCCCAAGAACATCGCTGTGCGTGAAGGCATGCACCTGGCGGCCTTGCTGGCCGGCATGGCATTTAGCAGCGCAGGTTTGGGTGCTGCCCATGCGCTGCAATACCCTGTGGGGGCGGTGACGCACACGTCGCATGGACTAGGCACCGGCTTGCTGCTGCCGTATGTCGTCGAGTATCTATTGCCGGCTGTGCCAGAGGCGTTTGCCCGCATCGCAAGTTGGTTGGGCGAGGATGTGGACGGCATGAGCGTGGCCGAAGCGGGCGCCTTGTGCGTCGAGGTGATCCAGCGGCTGAAACATGACGTTGGCTTGCCGGCGCGCCTGCGCGATATCGGCGTGCGCGACGAACACATTCGGCCGATGGCCGATCAGGCGGCAACGTATCAGCGTCTGCTGCGCATGAGTCCGCGACCGTTAGATGTTGCTGCGCTGGAGGGCATTTTGCGTCGTGCATGGTGA
- the lacI gene encoding LacI family transcriptional regulator: protein MRATRLKHGVAFTPSLDIARWIIKIFGIAAGSDTGHKPMATSTNDVTIADIARAAGVSVSTVSRILNNKPDVAEETRQRVRAVIEELGFTPHAQAQRLAAGRSRAIALLFPDAQRSLMREEFILGAAKAASDASYTFYLMTSDLSRPQLTALCRSALTDGIILMEIHLRDWRVSYLKRMGFPFVMIGRCANNNGISFIDMDFEHGVAQAVEYLAGLGHRKIALLALSSEAYKRGYGPAVRSRDSYVKTCRKLGLASIVVSSADIAAEVAAATHKLLDHHPGLTAMISMHGDVTIAAYRVLEERGLRIPEDISVIAFITSRTAELFTPPLTAIDFPAYEFGYQAGRMLIAQLQGSGAVEHLLPSPQLVLRRSVAALPMARQNGSA from the coding sequence ATGCGCGCCACCCGTCTAAAACACGGTGTCGCTTTCACACCATCGCTTGACATCGCCCGCTGGATCATTAAGATCTTCGGCATCGCTGCCGGTAGCGATACCGGCCATAAACCGATGGCCACATCCACCAACGACGTCACGATCGCGGACATCGCCCGTGCCGCCGGCGTGTCGGTCTCGACGGTATCGCGCATCCTCAACAACAAGCCCGACGTGGCCGAAGAAACACGCCAGCGCGTGCGAGCCGTCATCGAGGAGCTCGGGTTTACACCGCATGCCCAGGCACAACGCCTGGCCGCCGGCCGGAGCCGCGCCATCGCCTTGCTCTTCCCCGATGCGCAGCGCAGCTTGATGCGCGAAGAGTTCATCCTCGGAGCAGCAAAGGCGGCAAGTGACGCGTCCTATACGTTCTACCTGATGACGAGCGACCTCTCGCGTCCTCAACTGACCGCGCTCTGCCGCAGCGCGCTGACCGACGGCATCATCCTCATGGAGATTCACCTGCGCGATTGGCGCGTAAGCTACCTGAAGCGGATGGGCTTCCCGTTCGTCATGATCGGTCGCTGTGCGAACAACAACGGGATCAGCTTCATTGACATGGACTTTGAACACGGCGTCGCACAAGCTGTGGAATACCTGGCCGGCCTCGGGCATCGCAAAATCGCCTTGCTCGCGCTTTCGTCCGAGGCCTACAAGCGCGGCTACGGTCCGGCGGTGCGCAGCCGCGATAGCTATGTGAAAACCTGCAGGAAGCTCGGCCTAGCTTCTATCGTTGTCTCCTCTGCCGATATCGCAGCCGAAGTCGCAGCAGCGACCCATAAACTCCTAGATCACCATCCGGGCCTTACGGCGATGATCTCGATGCATGGCGATGTGACGATCGCAGCCTATCGCGTGCTCGAGGAACGCGGCCTCCGCATACCGGAGGATATCTCGGTGATCGCATTCATCACCAGCCGCACAGCCGAATTGTTTACACCGCCGTTGACGGCCATTGACTTCCCGGCCTACGAGTTCGGCTACCAGGCCGGTCGCATGCTGATCGCGCAGCTACAAGGTTCCGGTGCGGTGGAACATCTCCTGCCTTCACCCCAGCTCGTCCTGCGTCGGAGCGTTGCCGCACTGCCCATGGCACGGCAAAACGGCTCGGCGTAA
- the yicI gene encoding family 31 glucosidase, with product MHIFSQDRQALIVRFAEETVRVEPWGTNALRVRATPNATFTDDHLSALLPASASGSINIEGQRAIVRNGRIAAEVTVRQPLDWVDASGMDIGLRFLNTETGEELLAEASYHPSWPPPRCFRSVGGDLWRLEARFRAYRGERFYGLGQHQHGLLDQKGAIIELLQQNGEVSIPFLLSNRGYGLLWNNPAVGRVELGANGTRWTAEATAQLDYWITAGDTPAEIVRNYTAVTGRAPMLPEFASGFWQCKLRYRTQDELLGIAHGYRSRGLPLSVIVIDFFHWTKYGDWQFDPAKWPDPSGMVRELESLGVKVMVSVWPALNPDSANFQKAMRNGWLLRTLRGQPAQMNFRDQYTDARVYLTYYDATHPEARTFIWEQVKRGYYDHGIKVYWLDACEPEMYPVQYDNLRYFAGDGRAVANIYPLRHAQAFYEGMRAQNESEIIFLSRSAWAGSQRYGAAVWSGDIQSTWEALQAQVRAGLNIGLSGIPWWTTDIGGFYGGDVTSDYFRELIVRWFQYSAFCPLFRLHGYRLPYGAITESGGPNEVWEFGERAYAIIRDVMFMREHLRPYVMCLMRDAHEHGDPPMRPLFYDFPSDSSAWAVEDAFMFGPDVLVAPVLQAGATHREVYLPAGARWTDVWSGQTFSGGQSIRADAPLERIPLFLRDDARLPIRASANY from the coding sequence ATGCATATCTTCTCTCAGGATAGGCAAGCGCTCATTGTGCGTTTTGCCGAAGAGACGGTGCGCGTCGAGCCGTGGGGTACGAATGCTCTGCGTGTGCGCGCCACGCCGAATGCGACATTTACCGACGATCATCTCTCTGCGCTCTTGCCGGCATCTGCCTCGGGCAGCATCAATATCGAGGGTCAACGCGCCATCGTTCGTAACGGCCGCATTGCAGCCGAAGTCACCGTGCGGCAGCCGCTGGATTGGGTGGATGCCAGCGGTATGGACATCGGCTTGCGCTTCTTGAACACCGAGACGGGCGAGGAATTGCTGGCCGAAGCCTCCTACCATCCCTCATGGCCACCCCCGCGCTGCTTTCGGTCGGTAGGCGGTGACCTGTGGCGCCTGGAAGCGCGCTTTCGCGCTTATCGCGGCGAGCGCTTCTACGGTCTAGGCCAACATCAACACGGCCTGCTCGACCAAAAGGGCGCCATCATCGAGCTGTTACAGCAGAATGGCGAGGTCAGCATCCCCTTCTTGCTCAGCAACCGCGGCTATGGCCTGCTGTGGAACAACCCGGCCGTGGGGCGCGTAGAGCTAGGCGCGAACGGCACGCGTTGGACTGCCGAAGCAACGGCGCAACTCGACTATTGGATCACTGCCGGCGACACTCCCGCCGAGATCGTGCGCAACTACACCGCGGTGACCGGCCGCGCGCCGATGCTGCCGGAATTCGCATCGGGCTTCTGGCAGTGCAAGCTGCGCTATCGCACGCAGGATGAGTTGCTCGGCATCGCGCACGGCTATCGGTCGCGCGGGCTGCCGCTGTCGGTGATCGTGATTGACTTCTTTCACTGGACGAAATACGGTGATTGGCAATTCGATCCGGCAAAGTGGCCCGATCCGTCCGGCATGGTGCGCGAGCTGGAAAGTCTGGGCGTCAAGGTGATGGTGAGCGTGTGGCCGGCGCTCAACCCCGACAGCGCAAACTTTCAAAAGGCGATGCGCAACGGCTGGCTCTTGCGCACGCTGCGCGGCCAGCCGGCGCAGATGAACTTTCGTGACCAATACACCGACGCGCGCGTGTATCTCACATACTACGACGCGACACACCCCGAAGCGCGAACTTTCATCTGGGAACAGGTGAAGCGCGGCTATTACGATCACGGAATCAAGGTGTACTGGCTGGATGCCTGCGAGCCGGAGATGTACCCGGTGCAGTATGACAATCTGCGCTATTTCGCAGGCGACGGACGCGCAGTTGCGAACATCTACCCTTTGCGACACGCACAGGCCTTCTACGAAGGCATGCGCGCGCAGAACGAATCGGAGATCATCTTCCTTTCGCGCTCGGCCTGGGCCGGCAGTCAGCGCTACGGCGCCGCCGTGTGGAGCGGCGACATTCAATCCACCTGGGAAGCATTGCAGGCGCAGGTGCGCGCCGGCCTCAACATCGGCCTCAGCGGCATCCCCTGGTGGACGACCGACATCGGCGGCTTTTACGGCGGCGATGTGACCTCGGATTACTTCCGCGAGCTGATCGTGCGTTGGTTCCAATACAGCGCCTTTTGTCCGCTCTTCCGGCTGCACGGCTACCGCCTGCCCTACGGCGCGATCACCGAAAGCGGCGGCCCGAACGAAGTGTGGGAATTCGGCGAACGCGCCTATGCCATCATTCGCGACGTGATGTTCATGCGCGAGCACTTGCGCCCGTATGTGATGTGCCTGATGCGCGACGCACATGAACACGGCGACCCGCCGATGCGACCGCTGTTCTACGACTTCCCATCCGATTCAAGCGCATGGGCCGTCGAAGATGCCTTCATGTTTGGCCCCGACGTACTCGTCGCGCCCGTGCTGCAGGCCGGCGCGACGCATCGTGAGGTCTATCTCCCCGCCGGCGCGCGCTGGACGGATGTATGGAGCGGCCAAACCTTCTCAGGTGGGCAATCCATTCGCGCCGACGCGCCGCTCGAACGCATCCCCCTCTTCCTGCGCGACGACGCACGCCTGCCGATCAGGGCGTCAGCGAATTATTAG
- a CDS encoding autoinducer 2 ABC transporter substrate-binding protein → MSNINLTSRKLSRRQILRGATLIGSGLVAACAAPPAAQPAAQQPAEVPKPAADAKGTYAVVVKIAGINWFNRMEEGVKEWGSENGVQAFLTGPEKADAALQIPIIENLIAQKVSALGVVPMDPDVLDPVLKKAMDAGIAVITHEASNQKSMHWDIEAFDNTAYGAHLMDFIAEKVGGEGEYAVFVGSLGSKTHNEWVDGGIARQKEKYPNMKLVGDKQETKDDSQIAYQKMKELLKAYPNLRAVQTSASTDAAGVGQAIEEAGLVGKIVVAGTSLPSISGKFIESGAVSMISFWDPKIAGKAMLKLAMMHIKGEPIGDGMDLGLPGYEKLIARDRVLYGNAWVDVTKENLSQYPF, encoded by the coding sequence ATGTCTAACATAAATCTCACTAGCCGAAAGCTCTCTCGCCGACAGATACTGCGTGGTGCAACGTTGATTGGTAGTGGACTGGTAGCGGCCTGTGCTGCGCCACCTGCAGCTCAACCTGCTGCTCAACAACCGGCCGAGGTGCCCAAACCTGCGGCAGATGCGAAAGGTACGTATGCCGTCGTCGTAAAGATCGCTGGCATCAACTGGTTCAACCGCATGGAGGAAGGTGTGAAGGAGTGGGGCAGTGAGAATGGCGTTCAGGCGTTCCTCACTGGTCCGGAGAAAGCCGATGCTGCGCTGCAGATCCCGATTATCGAGAACCTGATCGCTCAAAAAGTTTCAGCGCTGGGCGTAGTGCCGATGGATCCGGACGTGCTTGATCCTGTGCTCAAGAAAGCGATGGACGCTGGTATTGCCGTGATTACCCACGAAGCGTCTAACCAGAAGAGCATGCACTGGGACATCGAGGCGTTTGACAATACCGCCTATGGTGCTCACCTGATGGACTTCATTGCCGAGAAGGTCGGCGGCGAGGGTGAGTATGCGGTATTCGTCGGTTCGCTAGGCTCTAAGACCCACAACGAGTGGGTGGACGGCGGCATCGCTCGCCAGAAGGAGAAGTATCCCAACATGAAGCTGGTGGGCGACAAGCAGGAGACCAAAGACGATTCGCAGATTGCTTACCAGAAGATGAAGGAACTCTTAAAGGCGTATCCAAACTTGCGCGCAGTGCAGACGAGCGCCTCTACCGATGCTGCCGGCGTTGGTCAGGCGATTGAGGAAGCCGGTCTGGTCGGCAAGATCGTCGTTGCCGGTACCAGCTTGCCTTCGATCAGCGGCAAGTTCATCGAGAGCGGCGCCGTCAGCATGATCAGCTTCTGGGATCCGAAGATTGCCGGCAAAGCGATGCTCAAGCTGGCCATGATGCACATCAAGGGTGAGCCGATTGGTGATGGCATGGACCTCGGGTTGCCCGGCTATGAAAAGCTCATCGCCAGGGATAGGGTGCTTTACGGCAACGCCTGGGTGGACGTAACCAAAGAGAACCTTAGCCAGTATCCCTTCTAG
- a CDS encoding sugar ABC transporter substrate-binding protein yields the protein MTVARKPSLWASALLIGALAATTFAASPVQAADPSQGGAKWCQGVRIRFFVGGDPGDAFASIVYKGAQQAEADFGPKVEYVFSGWQTEKMLAQLRDAIASKPDGIAMMGHAGDDAIMPLAEQAAKAGIIMMYQNVDVPKVRAKFGGGYVGANLYPQGRALGEEAIRTLGLKKGDTALVFGAWGQPGRYIREQGTTDALIEAGMKVITVAGQPAAATDPGLLIPQITGAFGKNPEIKLIVYSGGQTLGAAPTYMRAINKKPGEVFNIGFDTSPAIIDAFDKGFVQLTSDQQPFLQGYVPIQSICLTKKFGFAPMNVDTGAGFVNAQNYKSVADLAKKGLR from the coding sequence ATGACCGTTGCACGCAAACCTTCTCTGTGGGCATCTGCCCTGCTCATCGGTGCGCTCGCTGCGACGACGTTTGCCGCCTCGCCCGTACAAGCGGCCGACCCCAGCCAGGGCGGCGCGAAGTGGTGCCAGGGCGTGCGCATCCGCTTCTTCGTCGGCGGCGACCCCGGCGACGCTTTCGCCTCGATCGTCTACAAAGGCGCACAGCAAGCCGAGGCCGATTTCGGCCCGAAGGTGGAGTATGTTTTCTCCGGCTGGCAGACCGAAAAGATGCTGGCGCAACTGCGCGACGCCATCGCCTCGAAGCCGGACGGCATCGCAATGATGGGCCACGCGGGCGATGACGCGATCATGCCGTTGGCCGAGCAGGCCGCAAAAGCCGGCATCATCATGATGTATCAGAACGTGGACGTGCCCAAGGTGCGCGCCAAGTTCGGTGGCGGCTACGTCGGCGCTAACTTGTATCCCCAGGGCCGCGCGCTGGGCGAGGAAGCGATCCGCACGCTCGGCCTGAAGAAGGGCGACACGGCGCTGGTGTTCGGCGCGTGGGGCCAGCCCGGCCGCTATATCCGCGAACAAGGGACGACCGACGCTTTGATCGAAGCCGGCATGAAGGTGATTACAGTCGCGGGTCAACCCGCTGCGGCTACCGATCCCGGCCTGCTCATTCCGCAGATCACCGGCGCGTTTGGCAAAAACCCCGAGATCAAGCTGATCGTGTATTCAGGTGGCCAGACGCTCGGTGCAGCGCCGACCTACATGAGGGCAATCAACAAGAAACCCGGCGAAGTGTTCAACATCGGCTTCGACACCAGCCCGGCCATCATTGACGCATTCGACAAGGGCTTTGTGCAACTCACATCCGACCAGCAACCCTTCCTGCAAGGCTACGTGCCGATCCAAAGCATCTGCCTGACCAAGAAGTTCGGCTTTGCGCCGATGAATGTGGACACCGGCGCCGGCTTCGTCAACGCGCAGAACTACAAGAGCGTCGCCGACCTCGCTAAGAAAGGTCTGCGGTAA
- a CDS encoding ribulose-bisphosphate carboxylase — MPASLELSGHRFQVIYRICGTSDEVRARAREICIEQTVEFPEALLPDGDIRNHIVGHIEAITSIGESQHEVAISYAIETSGFELTQLINVIFGNTSMQPGVRVERVIMPEILLRAFPGPRYGREGLRDYLGVPRRPLLCTALKPMGLSAEALAKLAHTLALGGIDIIKDDHGLADQPFAPFRERVARCAEAIDRANQITGFKCIYAPNVSSWGDQTWHQARLARQLGAGALLIAPGLVSFGMLQQVANDEQVGLPILGHPALLGSFAVHPDHGISHRVIFGQLMRLAGADATIFPNYGGRFSFSPEACQAIAQATAEPMGHVRPTFPTPAGGMTIARVPEMRAAYGDDVILLIGGGLHLHGPDLLANCRAFRRLVESQAPS, encoded by the coding sequence ATGCCAGCTTCTCTCGAGCTCAGCGGACACCGCTTTCAAGTCATTTACCGCATCTGTGGTACATCCGACGAAGTCCGTGCCAGAGCGCGCGAAATTTGTATCGAACAAACGGTCGAATTCCCAGAAGCGCTCCTGCCCGACGGCGACATTCGCAATCACATCGTCGGGCACATTGAAGCGATTACTTCTATCGGTGAGTCCCAGCACGAAGTTGCTATTAGCTACGCAATCGAAACCAGTGGTTTCGAGCTCACCCAGCTCATCAACGTCATCTTCGGCAACACCAGCATGCAGCCGGGGGTGCGCGTAGAGCGCGTGATCATGCCGGAGATATTGCTGCGCGCCTTCCCAGGGCCGCGCTATGGCCGCGAGGGGCTGCGCGATTACCTCGGTGTGCCGCGGCGCCCGCTTTTGTGCACCGCACTCAAACCCATGGGCTTATCCGCCGAGGCGTTAGCTAAACTGGCGCACACCTTGGCGCTTGGTGGTATAGACATTATCAAAGATGACCACGGTTTAGCTGATCAGCCTTTTGCGCCGTTTCGCGAACGCGTAGCACGATGTGCGGAAGCCATTGACCGCGCAAACCAGATCACCGGGTTCAAGTGCATCTATGCACCCAACGTGAGCAGTTGGGGAGACCAAACCTGGCATCAGGCACGCTTGGCACGCCAGCTCGGCGCCGGTGCGCTGCTCATCGCACCGGGGCTCGTGAGTTTTGGGATGCTGCAGCAAGTCGCTAACGACGAGCAAGTAGGCCTACCCATTCTTGGCCATCCGGCACTGCTGGGCAGCTTCGCCGTTCATCCTGATCATGGCATCAGCCATCGTGTCATCTTCGGCCAGCTCATGCGCCTGGCCGGCGCCGACGCGACGATCTTCCCGAACTATGGCGGACGTTTCTCATTCTCTCCAGAGGCGTGTCAGGCAATTGCCCAAGCCACAGCCGAGCCGATGGGGCATGTGCGACCGACCTTTCCTACGCCGGCCGGTGGGATGACGATCGCGCGTGTGCCGGAGATGCGCGCTGCGTATGGCGACGACGTGATCTTGTTGATCGGCGGCGGCTTGCACTTGCACGGCCCGGATTTGCTGGCTAATTGCCGCGCATTTCGCCGACTGGTCGAGAGCCAGGCACCGTCCTAG